In the genome of Yersinia enterocolitica, the window ATGGCCTTTAACGCCGATGAACGCAATGCGCTGTTAGCCGTCAAAGGGGTCGGGCCAACGGTAGTCACCCGCCTGGAACAACTCGGTTTTACCTCCCTTGCGCAACTCAGTCAGGCGGATATGGGTGAAATTGTCACCAGTGCGGCGGCCATGGTGGGTTCTACTTGTTGGAAGAATAGCCCGCAAGCGCGCTCAGCGATTCAAGCTGCCATAGAGTTGGCTAAAACGCACACATCTGAGTGAGCCCGTTGCAGCCACCTCCCGTCTGGGCCTCTCTTCATGAGGTCAACTATCTGCATTCACTCACAGCGCTTATTGCTTCTGCTGGGGCTTCTCTGAATATGGCAGCAGTAAGTCATCCAGTATTTGCATTCTTTCTGCTACCGGAAGATATAACCAACGCGTAAACCAAGGTGTTTTGGCGGTGCATTGCTGGTGTGTTTGTTGGAAGTAGCGTTCGAGATCCGACAGATCGTCTGTAATCTTTTGCATTATATTTCTCCCCTCGTTGACCGGTGAACAAATCATAGGCAACAAAATACGGAAGAAAAACGGATGGAAAGTATTATTTTGTTCCGTATTTATCATTGTCAGGGCAAAAGCTAAATAGTGAGAGATGCACGGTAGGGGGGCGGTTGCGCGTTTTTGGCGCGAGAAATGGTGGATAGCGACCAAATAAAACGCCCCGATTGCATGAACAATCGGGGCGGCGTTCCAGTAACCATTGCTACACGGAAACGGAAATTTATTATGAGCACATCCTGTAGAAATAGCAATACACCCAGCGCTACTCAAAAGCAAT includes:
- a CDS encoding Pathogenicity locus, with amino-acid sequence MAFNADERNALLAVKGVGPTVVTRLEQLGFTSLAQLSQADMGEIVTSAAAMVGSTCWKNSPQARSAIQAAIELAKTHTSE